The region ACAAAAGTCAGCCAGATCTGATTACCCACGTCAAAGTTGAAGCCGCCCATGAAAATGATGCCAATGCCCTGCTGCCAGCCATCGAGGATGTGGCGGAACGGAACTTGATYCCGACAGAGCTTTTGGCCGATTCTCTCTATGGCAGTGATGAAAACCTGGCAAAGGCTAAAGAGCTTGGAGTCGAAATTGTCTCCCCGGCTATGGGCAAAACTCCGGCGGGTTTCAGTTTGACCGAATTCTCGTTTTCGGATGCAGACGAGATGATTGCCTRCCCTGAAGGCCAGAAGCCTAAAAAGATCAAGAACGGTAAGAATGATGGCAAGATTGTTCACTTCGATAAGGTCACCTGTGAAGGTTGCCCGAGGCAATCCGACTGTCCTGTAAAAATTTTAAAGAACAGTGCAACCATTAAGTATGACGACAAAGTTTTACGTCTGGCCAGA is a window of Desulfobotulus mexicanus DNA encoding:
- a CDS encoding transposase, which codes for METYSPBKSQPDLITHVKVEAAHENDANALLPAIEDVAERNLIPTELLADSLYGSDENLAKAKELGVEIVSPAMGKTPAGFSLTEFSFSDADEMIAXPEGQKPKKIKNGKNDGKIVHFDKVTCEGCPRQSDCPVKILKNSATIKYDDKVLRLARRRVVEKTEGFRDVYRFRSGVEATMSDLDRMTGIKHLRIRGMTRVRVAAVLKVTGLNILRATAFRNRLKRVKRRGEGANTLKFALHKIVKERILHLPDSIHQFVRIFLSRNNLFNFSSQNMA